Proteins co-encoded in one Capsicum annuum cultivar UCD-10X-F1 chromosome 9, UCD10Xv1.1, whole genome shotgun sequence genomic window:
- the LOC124887288 gene encoding chaperonin-like RbcX protein 2, chloroplastic, with protein MDTFLKCNHHGKEINEQLKSSKKERRKLAERVMITRLSLYNTRMQKCDHTKLYNKISDKNVKLVRERLTQTIIWPFEDDEIVESLD; from the exons ATGGATACTTTCTTGAAGTGCAATCATCATGGTAAAGAAATCAATGAGCAACTGAAGAGTAGTAAGAAG GAAAGGCGAAAACTTGCTGAGAGAGTGATGATAACACGTCTTAGCCTTTACAACACACGGATGCAG AAATGTGATCATActaaattatataacaaaatatctgatAAGAACGTGAAACTGGTGCGTGAACGACTCACTCAAACTATTATATGGCCATTTGAAGATGATGAGATTGTTGAAAGTTTGGATTGA
- the LOC107842500 gene encoding protein PALE CRESS, chloroplastic isoform X1 — MEAIGLGLGCTGAAFPRSFPSTSYLSTTCTFTTSIKYLSTKGVHRCKGIEEEQDLYGLPKEYYDDEWQAQQRERTKEFHRQRQQEEEEDEKKIDEYREIGLRLKDYPEEELLKAKKLVASFIRSAEEVEEKIMEAAEKGELDELVLLIIWSRLDLARRDDEKDAVRSLDLLYRRVETEILKREATPAMRLLNDLLNMHDGGLDNEGWLKACKKRMVDTFPREDPFSILVPAGFDMDTHQGPLRPALESDDMLLRVDFVREVDELLKEVRSDHNESLDTQGLDPESVASRLKQQEKQRTIHQVESLLDLAINLE; from the exons ATGGAGGCAATAGGTTTGGGATTAGGATGCACTGGTGCTGCTTTCCCCCGTTCATTTCCTTCAACATCATATCTCTCAACAACTTGTACTTTTACAACTTCAATCAAATATCTATCCACCAAAG GAGTGCACAGGTGCAAGGGGATAGAGGAGGAGCAAGACCTTTATGGACTTCCAAaggaatattatgatgat GAATGGCAAGCACAACAAAGGGAAAGGACTAAGGAATTTCATAGACAACGTCAACAGGAGGAAGAGGAAGACGAGAAAAAGATAGACGAATATCGTGAAATTGGATTGCGCTTGAAAGATTATCCAGAAGAAGAGCTTCTGAAGGCCAAGAAATTGGTTGCCAGCTTCATTAGATCAGCTGAAGAAGTGGAAGAG AAAATTATGGAAGCTGCAGAAAAAGGTGAACTCGACGAACTTGTTCTATTGATCATATGGAGTCGGCTTGATCTTGCTCGGCGTGAT GATGAGAAGGATGCAGTTCGAAGTCTTGATCTCTTGTACAGGCGAGTTGAG ACAGAGATTTTGAAGCGCGAAGCAACTCCTGCCATGAGACTACTGAATGATCTTCTGAATATGCATGATGGTGGACTAGACAATGAAGGATGGCTTAAGGCATGTAAAAAACGTATGGTTGATACATTTCCTCGAGAGGACCCATTCAGTATTCTTGTACCTGCAGGTTTCGACATGGACACG CATCAAGGTCCTCTAAGACCAGCTTTGGAATCTGACGATATGCTTTTGAGGGTAGATTTTGTCAGAGAGGTGGACGAACTGTTAAAGGAGGTGCGATCTGACCATAATGAATCATTAGACACACAAGGACTTGATCCAGAATCAGTCGCGAGTAGATTGAAACAACAGGAGAAGCAACGCACAATACACCAAGTAGAAAGTCTTTTGGATCTGGCCATCAACTTGGAGTGA
- the LOC107842500 gene encoding protein PALE CRESS, chloroplastic isoform X2 — translation MHWCCFPPFISFNIISLNNLYFYNFNQISIHQRCKGIEEEQDLYGLPKEYYDDEWQAQQRERTKEFHRQRQQEEEEDEKKIDEYREIGLRLKDYPEEELLKAKKLVASFIRSAEEVEEKIMEAAEKGELDELVLLIIWSRLDLARRDDEKDAVRSLDLLYRRVETEILKREATPAMRLLNDLLNMHDGGLDNEGWLKACKKRMVDTFPREDPFSILVPAGFDMDTHQGPLRPALESDDMLLRVDFVREVDELLKEVRSDHNESLDTQGLDPESVASRLKQQEKQRTIHQVESLLDLAINLE, via the exons ATGCACTGGTGCTGCTTTCCCCCGTTCATTTCCTTCAACATCATATCTCTCAACAACTTGTACTTTTACAACTTCAATCAAATATCTATCCACCAAAG GTGCAAGGGGATAGAGGAGGAGCAAGACCTTTATGGACTTCCAAaggaatattatgatgat GAATGGCAAGCACAACAAAGGGAAAGGACTAAGGAATTTCATAGACAACGTCAACAGGAGGAAGAGGAAGACGAGAAAAAGATAGACGAATATCGTGAAATTGGATTGCGCTTGAAAGATTATCCAGAAGAAGAGCTTCTGAAGGCCAAGAAATTGGTTGCCAGCTTCATTAGATCAGCTGAAGAAGTGGAAGAG AAAATTATGGAAGCTGCAGAAAAAGGTGAACTCGACGAACTTGTTCTATTGATCATATGGAGTCGGCTTGATCTTGCTCGGCGTGAT GATGAGAAGGATGCAGTTCGAAGTCTTGATCTCTTGTACAGGCGAGTTGAG ACAGAGATTTTGAAGCGCGAAGCAACTCCTGCCATGAGACTACTGAATGATCTTCTGAATATGCATGATGGTGGACTAGACAATGAAGGATGGCTTAAGGCATGTAAAAAACGTATGGTTGATACATTTCCTCGAGAGGACCCATTCAGTATTCTTGTACCTGCAGGTTTCGACATGGACACG CATCAAGGTCCTCTAAGACCAGCTTTGGAATCTGACGATATGCTTTTGAGGGTAGATTTTGTCAGAGAGGTGGACGAACTGTTAAAGGAGGTGCGATCTGACCATAATGAATCATTAGACACACAAGGACTTGATCCAGAATCAGTCGCGAGTAGATTGAAACAACAGGAGAAGCAACGCACAATACACCAAGTAGAAAGTCTTTTGGATCTGGCCATCAACTTGGAGTGA